GGCTTCGGTGAATTGTCCTGGCTTTGAAGCACAAAGCAGTACCAAGTCGAAGTGCGTGTGATCGTCGGCAACCTCAGCCGGGTGCCAGCGAACGGTGGCATACTTGCCGAGCGTCGGCAACAAACACGAGAACTCCGCGGCCTGGAGATCGCCCAGAATCAGCACTTCAATGGCCGGTTCGTTACCCACTTACAATTCGTCCTCACGATCGCGAATCAACTGAAGAACGTCGTCACCATGATCGGCTTCACGGATCGCGCTGAGCAATTTGTTGTCGTTGATAATACGGCTCAGGCGAGCAAGGGTGCGCAGGTGGGATGGATCGTCGATCGAGCAGATCAGGAAGAAGACATCGGTCAAAATCCCGCGGCTGCCGCCAAAGGGAATGCCTTGGTAAGTGCGTCCCATTGCCAGAAAGCCTTCAGCCAGGATCGTCGGCATGGGGCGACGAGGGTGAAGCAGTGCCACACCGTTGTCGAGGGCTGTAGAGTGCATGTTTTCGCGCGTGAGGACCGCTTCAATCATTTGCGGTGCATCCCACAGATAGCCCGCCGCAGTCCCCAGTTCGCAGATCTCGGTCACGACCTTCCGCGGTGAACGGCTGGTCAACGGGATCTTGATGGTGTTCTCGTGCAGCATGTCACCGATCACAACCGGCTCTTCATGCTTGCCGTGCCGATCGAGCACGCCTTCGACCCGCACAAGCTCTTGTTCGTCAAACACGCCGATGCGATGTTCGAGCCAGTGATGGATTTCGGCCCTAGAAAACTTCCATTTGCCGGCGACCTTGCGGCCGGGAATATCATCGCGCCCCGCGAGCTTCTCGACCTGCGACGGGTTCAAATGAAGATAGGCGGCGAGTTCATCGAGATCGAAATCTTGGGAAGGCATAGTGTTAAATGACTGGCAGTGTGCTAGCTGGCGATTGGGTTGATTCAAACTTCTCGGACATGGGAGAGGGTATCGGGGAAGGAAATTCTCTGGAATTTGTTTTAGCAATTCAGGCTTGGCGTTACCTGTCTTGGCGAGCTAGGGAACCTGGGTATGAGCCCGTTTCACTTCGCTGAAAACTGATTCCTGAAAACTTACAACGACTCTTCTCGCAATTCCTCGCATCTGCGAGCAATTGCGGCGAGCGTGTCGGCAAAGTCGGGTTGACTCTTGAGCGGAAATGGAAAACATTAGCCACAGCGTCGAGCGACCGTCTTATTTTAGGCATGTCCTTGGTCAGGAAGAACCAGGACGAGTCGTTTGCGTAAGAACTTCGGATGGATTCGAGGTTTTTCTCCCTTCTGAATCGAGCAATTACTGGCAAGGAGGCCAACGATGTCGCAATCGATTACTTCCCGTGTGGGAGTCTCGCTCCGAAATCTACTGCCGGAAGCCAAGTTCATCGGCGCTCGCGACATTCTTGTTCAAGCTTGCTGTGCTCGACCGGAACATGTTCTCCCTGGCGAAGTCTTTGTCGCGATCTGTGATGATAGCGAAGATGGACACGACCAGGTCGAAGACGCCATCGAGCGTGGAGCCGCGGCGGTTGTTTCCGAGAAGCCACTCCCCGTTAGCGTGCCGGTGTGTGTGGTCTCGGACAGCCGCGAAGCTTATGGTCAATTGTGCCATGCGTTGGCCGATCAGCCGACCAATCGAATCAAAGTGATCGGGGTCACCGGCACCAACGGCAAGACGACGACCTGCTTGTTGATCAAAGCCATTCTGGAAAAAGCCGGAGCCAAGGTAGGCAGTTTGACGAGCCTCGGCTTCGATAACGGTTATGACGAACAATCGTGGAGCCACCCAACGCCCAACCCGGCGATCATGGCCGATATGCTCTCGCGGATGCAGTACAACGGTTGCACCCATGCCGTGATCGAAGCTTCCAGCGAAGGCTTGGTTAAGCAGCACTTGGCCGGCGTTCAGCTCGACGTCGCCGCGTTCACCAACATTCGTCAGAATCACATCGAACTACATGGCTCGGCCCGCAATTACTACCGCGCAAAGAAGAAGCTGCTGAAATACCTTCGCGAGACCGGTGTGGCGATCTTCAACGGCGACGACTCTAATTGTGTTCGTCTGCTCAACAAGGCCGAAGTCCCTTCCCTCTCGATCGCTATGCATGGGGTCGGCGAGATCACAGCGACGGTCATTGAGCGTCACAAGAGCGAACAAACCTTCCTGCTAACCGCCGGCAGCCAGTCGGTTCCGGTTTGCACCCGGATGATCGGCGATCACCACGTTTACAACTGCTTGGTCGCTGCGGCGGTCTGCCTGGTTTACGGGGTCGATCTGAAGACCGTCGTTCGTGGATTGGAGTCGGTCGAAACGCTTCCAGGCCGGATGCAGCGAATTGAATGTGGCCAATCGTTCGGTGTTTTCGTCGATCAGGCTCACACCCATGACGGTCTTGCCGTCGCGTTGAAGACCCTTCGCCGCGTTACTCCTGGCCGCTTGATCTGCGTGCTGGGAGCCAACGAACTAAGCGACCGGATCAATCGTCCACTGCTGGGCCGTGTTGCCGAACGAGGAAGCGACGTCTCGCTGATTACGCTGAGCAGCGTTTACGGAAGGACCAATAGCGAAGTCGTGCACGATATCGTCGACGGCTTTGGTCGACCTGCCAAGGCACACGTGATTCCGAACCGGAAAGAGGCGATTCGCTACGCGTTCAGCCAGGCCGAAATCGGCGACACGGTGGTCATCACCGGTCAAACGACCGAACGCCTGGTCAGCGACAGCGTCGAACAAACCGACCCGCGCGATTGCGACGTGGCCCGCGAGCTTCTCTACGAAATGGTTTATGAAGAAGACGAAATGGTAGCCGAAGCGAAGGTGATCGCGTTTCCGGGAAGTCGAGTTTAAGAGCGTCGTCTTCCAGTGATCCTCAGTGCGAGGGCATTGGAAACGAACGCCCGTTTCCCAGCAATCGCCTGTATCCTCGCCCTTCCCAAGGGAGAGGGCTAGGGTGAGGGTTGTGAGAGACGTCTAGCTGGTTCGTTCTTCACCCTCTCCCCAAAGGAGCGAGGGAACCAGATGCTGATAACCGCACCTGGAACCTTCTCACGAAATCCACACCTTCCCGCTTGGCTCTTTTTGCGATACGCTTACGGTGTAAGCCGTAACCCAACCCCATTTCGCACAGACCGATTTTCTCTTGATCGTCGTTCGTACATTCTCCAACAGCGATCCTCCCAAACTGGTGGAACTTTGGAATCACCAGCCTGTGGCTCGGGGACTTGCTCAGCCGATGACTGTCGCGTTGTTGGAAGCTCAGGTGTTCGCCAAGCCCTACTTCCAGCCGCAAAACCTGTTGGTAGCCGAGGAAGACGGGAAAATCGTGGGCATGGCGCACTTAGTGCCCGATGGACCGCTGGTTGCCTCGGAAGCACGTGGCGAAACGGCGAACGTGCCCATTGTTATCGCGGCCAATGTCGACAACGCGGCGGAAATTGAAGATGTTCTGTTCCAGGCGGTCGAATCACGGGTACGCGACTCGGAAGCAAAGGTGCTGCTGCTGGGTGGTACCTCGGAACCTGGACCGTTCTATTTCGGTTTGGCGAAAGTCAGCTGTAACCGCGGTGCGCTGGTTTCTGATCCGCGTATGATGAACCTCGCCGAGCGGAACGAACTGTCACCGTCGACCGCTTGGCGCGTCTACTCGCGCGCTCTGCGAGGCTTCCGTCCTCCGGTCGATCGAACGCAGATCTCGGCTCGCCGCTCGCTGAATGTGCTTCGAGACGATGATCCGCCGTTTGGATCATACCGCGAAGCATGTATCTTCATGCATCAACATCGTACCCGTTACACGTTGGTCCAAAAGCAAGATGGTGCCGAGCTGGCCCGCTTGGAAGTCGTCGAGCTGGAAGCATTCAGTCACCTGCGCGGTGTGCGGATGAGCGGGATTGTCGATCTCGAGCCGCTGGCGTCTTGTACCCAGATCCACGCTCAGTTCTTCCTGGCTGAAACGCTCCGACAAATGGGCGAAGGGGGAACGGCCGTCGTCGAAACGCAGGTCAACAGCAGCAACGATATGCTCACAGGCGTCGTTGAAAAGCTTGGCTTCGAAGCTTATGACGAAGTCCGTATGATGGCCAAATTGCTCGACTAACAGCCTGTCGAATTTCTCAGATCGGCTACCTAATTGAGAGTGCTAGGTTGGCCTATTCTAATTAGCTCGCTCGGTCGATGCTTCCGAAAAGCGAGCTTCCCGCGGATCGAGTTCATGCCCGCTACGCTTGGTCAGCACGCCGTATAGTTCAGGGCGTCGTCCCCGAATCCATCGCCGGCCAGTGCATTTATCGAGCATACTCAAGTCCAAGTCGGCCACAACCATCGCGTCTTCTGGCTCAGCGACCTCGGCGAGGATGCGTCCATAGCAATCGAGAATCATGGCATTGCCCGTCCGGACTTCATCGTCATCGCGTCCGATTCCATTGCTGAAAAGCAAAAACATTCCGTTATCGTGTGCGCGTGCCGGTAGCCAGCGCAGTAGCCATTCGCGTCCCTTCGGGCCGTTCACTTCCGTACGCAACAAATCAGGGTTCACGGCCCGCTGGTCCCAGACCTGCGGATCAATGCGTCCCATCGCGTACGGACTGCGCGAAGCGGTTCCACCCGTTTGATGCGGAGCCAGTAAGATGTCGGCTCCCAGCAGCGCAGTGGCTCGGGCGTTCTCGACCAGGTTGTTATCCCAACAGATCAAGACACCTAACTTGCAGCCGAGCGGCGAATCGAAAACCGTGTACGAATCGCCACTGCTAAAGTGCGGGCTGATGAAGCAGTGGAGCTTGCGATGGTGATACACTGCGCCGTCCGGCAGAGCCACAACATACGTGTTGTAGATTTGCCCATCACCGGCTCTTTCAATCAGCCCTGCCCCGACAATCAAATCAAACTTTGCGGCAAGCTCGACAAGCGACTTGGTCGACGATCCATCCGGTACGGGCTCTGCCAATGTGTCCACTTCATCCCGATCGAGATTCCGCACATGCCAATAGCCGGTCAAGCACATCTCAGGAAAGCAAATCACCTGCACGCTTTGCTCGGCAGCTTGCTGGCAGAAACGTTCGACCTGGGACAAGTTATAACGCTTGTCGCCAGGACGATGTTGAAACTGAACCGTCGCGGAACGAATCATGAGGAGCTCTCTTCTTCAGGCGGGCGGGAGGTCTTAGCCACAGAGGGAGAAAGGCAATTATCGGATATATCCTAGACCAACAACGTGTGCCCCGGGTGAGCGGGTCGCCCGGACAGGATGCTTAGGGCACACAAAGTTCTCAATTCATCAATCTCGTCCCTCGGTATTTCTGTGGCTTCCGATCTTCTCCTCTTTTGTAGGTCAAAGCACTACGGTTGTGCCGGCTGGCCTGGTTGGATCTTGAGGAGATGCTGGGTGAGCTTTTCTTCCGCATCGGGAATCTTGGTGCGAATCTGAAGCGGGATCGGATCGACGATCTTTCGCTCGCGTCTCGCCACCAGATAATCGCGGACGATCGTCGTACGTTGGTTTTGCATCAGGAAGTGAATCCACAGCCACGACTCAGCGTAATCGGTTCCGCTCATCTGCTCGGGACGTGAGATCGTTGCCAGGCGTTCCAGATTGGGCTGCCATTTATAGTTTTTCAGGCCGTCGTTCAACCACGGAAGATGTTCGCGATTCATTCGGCCCCGCACGCCGACAACCTCGTAATACTCGGCCAGTCCTTCATCCAGCCAAAGCGGAAGCGTACCGACCGAAGAGTTCAAGTAAGCGTGCGTCAGCTCGTGACGAAGGTCGGAAAGGATGCTATCCGACCAAATCGCATAGACGTAATACTGCCCCCCTTCCACAACAAACAACGCCCGCCGTCCGTTAAGTTGGGGAAAGTGTCTGCGTGTGAACTGAGCGAACGCGGTGGGATCGCGAAAGATCCGTACGTTGATATTCTGGTTCGAGAAAGGAATCCCCAGATCATCCCGGAGTTCCATCTTCAAGTTGCGGATTTCCTGCAGCACCTGACTATCGTCTTGCAGATCAAAATCCGATTCGATGTTCAATGGAACGTCGTCGACAAACGTGGTCGGCATCGGAGCCAACTGGTTACTCCACATCGTGCAGCCAAGCGCGGACATGCAAACCAGCCCCAACAGGAGCGTTACGCAAGCGGTAGGCGATTTGTGGAGAAAGGCCATCCGTGGTCCTTTGCAGCGGCAGGTGGGATCAGCCGACGGTTTGGGCGGAAATCAGTTGGTCGAGTTCATCCTTGAGACGAACCAGCACTTCGTCGTAGTCGAAGGCGCCCAGTGGTTCGCCTCCTCGTTTCAAGTTCACGAAGTTCGGGCCACACCACAAACCGAGATCGGCGTCGTCGGTCTCGCCGGGGCCGTTCACGCGGCAGCCCATGACGGCGATTGTAATCTTGTGGTCCTTGGCGTACTCCGTCAGCTCTTTCACTTTCGCGGCCAGGTCAACGAACGCTTCGTTCTCGACGCGCGAGCAGCTCGGGCAGCTGATGATGTTCAGCGTTTGCAAACCGTAATCGAGAACCGTTCGCAGGCGGCCTGCTTTGATGTCGGCCAAAATCTTGCGACCGGCTTCGATTTCCTCCCCCTTACGCGAGTTAGGAACCGTGAGCGAGACTCGCAGCGTATCGCCAATGCCGTTACCGATCAGCTGTTCAAAGGCGATTCGCGTTTTGATCACGCCATCGGGCGGCATGCCGGCTTCGGTCACCCCTAAGTGCAGCGGAACATCGGACCGCTTCTCAGCAAAGCGACGATTCACTTCGATCACCTTTTGCGGATCGCTGTCCTTCAACGAAACACAGTAGCGATCGAAACCGAGGCTATCGACCAGGTCGCAGTGCTCCCAGGCACTTTCCAGCATTGGCGTGATCGAATCTTCTTTGTCGTACTGGGCCAACTTGGCGGGATCGACACTGCCACAGTTCACACCAATTCGCACGGCGCAGTCGTTGTCCTTGGCCACGCCGATGATGTATTCGACCTTCTCTTGCCACGGCTTCTCGCGTTCGTGGTGATAAAGGTGCCCCGGGTTATAGCGAATCTTGTCGACGTGCGGCGCGACTAGTTCAGCTAAGCGGTAGTTTTCCTGCAAGTCGACCGAGAGATTACCGCTGGTTTGCTTGCGGATTTCGGCCAAAGCCTCCGCATCTTTCTTGCTATCGACCGCAATGCGAATGACATCTGCGCCGGCTTTTTCCAAGTCGGTAACCTGGGCGACGGTGGCGTCGATGTCCTGGGTCTTGGTGGCCGTCATGCTTTGAACGGCGATTTCGTGGCCGGAACCAATAGTCACGCTGCCGATTTTGACGCTGCGTGTCGGATTGCGAACGATTTCCAACGTTGTAAACTCCCGCGGTGGATAGACTTTTGCTCTATTGTCACCAACCGCGGGATATTTGACAACATCACGATTCGAAGCTTTATTCCCTCTTCATTGATTCCGAGCGATAAGAAGTTCGCCCCAGACGTTACTTACCAGGCCAGGAGGAGACGTTCTTAACCACGGATACCACCGATTCGAAACCGACCAACCACGTTTGCCACTGGCATATAGATCCGTAGGCTGGAATGCGCTAACGCTCATTCCAGCCTACATTTCTTGGTTTCCTAACGTGGTCTCTGAGAACGGAAGGCTCTATTTTTCCCGAACGACCTTCGTCAAAGCTTCGACAAAGAAGTATTCGCCAAACATCACCGATTCGTCGACGCCCAGGTCTTTTTCGGTATGGTAGACCCCATGTTTCAGGATGCCTTCCCAGCCTTCGTCGTTGATGGCCAGGTATTCTGGGGTAACCAGGGAATCGAGTGTTGCCAGAGCCGTTTCGCGGTACTTCTTGGCCTTTTCGGGATCGGAAACCTGCTTCGACAAGTCGAGCAAGCCCGAGGCGGCGATCGCACCCGCCGAGGTTTCTTTTTGAGCTCCCCACGGGGCTGGTTGGCTTAAATCGGCGTCGAAGTCCCAGAACGGCACCTTGTCTTCCGGCAAGTTCGCGACCCAGTAGTCGGCATTTCGCTCGGCAACGGCTAGGAACTCAGGGTTATTGGTCAGGGCGAATACCTTGCTGTAACCATAGAGCGACCACGATAACCCGCGGGCCCAGCTACTATCGCCTCGCAGGCCCTGATGGGTGGTTTGCTTAAGAAACTCGCCCGTTTCCAAGTCAAACATCCCTTCGTGAGCGGTCGAACCGTTCTCGCGGACAATCTTGTCACGCGTTGTCCGGCAGTGCGCTTCCGCCTTTCGCATCAGCTCGGCGTCGCCTGTTTCGTTGGCAGCATAAAAGATGATCGGAACATTCATCATGATGTCGATGAACAGCGAGTCATCCGAGACAAAGCTGCGTAGGTACTGTCCCTTTTCCTTGAATCGCATGGCCAGCGTCCGTCCGGCCTGGATCAGCACGTCGTTCAAGTGCTTGTCGCCCGTCAACTGGTACCAGGGCAAGTAGGTGCTTAAGAAGATGAACCCCAAGTCGTGCACGTCGCGGTCATGCTGGCGGTGCTCGAGCAGTTTCGAGTAATGCTCCGCCTTGGCTCGCCAGTCGGCGTCACCGGTCCGCAGATGAAACTGCCACATCATTCCAGCGAAAAAGCCGGCGCACCAGTCGGTCCATAACTCTTTGTCATGACGCCACTTACCACCCTCGGTATAGATAGGGAAGTAATCGGGATGCGCCTGCACGATGTGGGCGACCTGCTTTTCGGCGAACTCAAGGGCGTGGGTATACGAGTCGATGCGTGCGTCAGACATGGTGGCGAAAAACGGTTACGGGGAAAGATGATAGGTCCACTGGATGCGTTGGCCAGGAAGCGACAGAATAGCCTCGTCCTCCGAGCAACGGACGTATCGTACCATAGCGCCCTTGCCCGAAAAGCCATTTTGATTTGGAAGCGAGAAAATTTCGATGTATGACCCGGTCCTTCATATCGTCTTACTGGAACCGGAGATCCCGCCAAACACTGGCAACATCGGCCGAACCTGCGTCGCAACCGGAATCAAACTGTGGCTGGTCGAACCGCTCGGGTTTCAAGTCGACGATACCGCTTTGAAGCGGGCCGGGATGGACTATTGGCAGCATTTGAACTGGGAAGTTGTCCCCGATTGGGATACGCTCACTAAGTCACTTAAAGGGAATCGCTGGTGGTACTTAACGAAGACCGCCAAGACCACCTACACCGACATCGCGTTCGAGAAAGACGACGTCCTGGTTTTCGGTCGCGAGTCCGCTGGCCTGCCGCGCGAGCTGGTGGAAGCGAACGAAAAAACAGCCATCTCGGTACCCATGCGAACCGACGTCCGCAGCTTGAACCTGGCCTCAACCGCATCCGTGGTCGCCTACGAAGCGGTCCGCCAGTTGACCGTCCGCGGCGAATATTCTTTACCCATCGGCGAATCCCCAATCGGGTGAAATGTGCCCGATATGCAATTTCTGTGCTCGTTTCGCATCGCCTGAAGAGGACGAACCACAGATTTCGCCGTTTTTCGAAATCTTCTAATCCGTACCCATCGGTTTCATCCGTGGTTACTCCCTCCCAGCTTCCCACCACGATTGCTATTCCCTGATAGCAGCAAATCTTTCACAATACGCCGCGAAACCTTCGACCCAATTTGGCCACGCATCGCAGGGAGGCGGAATGAGGCCCAAGCTAGTTGCCGACTATTTAGTTTATCTGGCGGTCCGCCTGTTCATTTGCGTGGTCCAAGCGATTCCTCTGTCGGTATGCGATCAGATCTCGAAGTTCCTGGCCTGGCTGGCCAACGACGTCTTCAAAATACGTGGCAAGCTGCTTCAATCGAACCTGCAGCACGCCTTCCCCGAGCTTTCGGCCGAAGAACGTAAGAAGCTGGCCCGCCGCTCGTGGCACCACCTTTGCTTGATGATCTGCGAAATCGCCCATGCTCCGCGGAAGCTGCATACCACCAACTGGCACAAATCGATCCAGATGCATCAGATCGAAATTCAAATCAAGGAAGCCCTCGGTCGCCGGCCGGTCGTCGTGTTGCTGGGGCACTTTGGCAACTTCGAGCTGATGGGTTACTGCACCGGGCTGTTAGGCTTCCCAACCTACACGGTCGCTCGCCCGCTCGACAATCCGTTCCTGCACGATTACCTGGAAGAGTTCCGCAGCGCGACCGGCCAGATCATTCTGCCGAAGCAAGGCAGCGCCCCGTACATTGAAGAAGTGCTGAAACAAAACGGCACCCTGGCCCTGTTGTGCGACCAGAACGCCGGCCCAAAAGGTTGCTGGGTCGAATTCCTCAACCGCCCGGCTTCGTACCACAAGGCGATCAGTGTTTTCTCGATGACCAGCGGCGCCCCGGTCGTGTTCCTTTACATGCGACGCATTGGCGGCCCGATGCAATTTGAAATGGGAGTCGAAGGCATTTACGACCCAGCTCTCTGCGACGAGCCTAAGGGTGTAAAGGAAGTCACCCAGTGGTACAACGACATGCTCGAACGCGTCGTCCGCCGCGACCCGGAACAATATTGGTGGGTCCACAACCGCTGGAAAGACGAACGCCCCGCGAAAAAGAAAAAGCAAACCGAAACGCCCCCCGCCAAGCTGGCCAGCGCCGCATAAGAATTTCAAGTTACATAATCGTGCATCAATTTGCGTCATCACATGTCCATCAGAGAATTAGAGGAGTTCGGTTGGACAACGTATTCTGGCGTAACAAGTGACGCAGATCTCCATGACTTAGCAAATGATCTTGGAAATCCCATTGCTTTATCGGACGGAACGTACTTAAAACGCCTCGAGATCCGTAAGCCACAGCAGGCAAGGACTGGCACCTTCGGCAAAAAGTTTGGAGAGGGCGCTTATCCTCTTCATACTGACACAGCCCATTGGCCGCGCCCGGCGCGACTGATCGTTCTACGTGCAGCGGGAGATCTACGTAGACCAACGGTGATCCATCCATTTAAACGACTCTTTACGCACGCTGACGATATCGTGAGAGAGAGTCTTGGAAAGTCCGTTTGGTATTCAGGGACGACATCCCGAAGGTTTTGCTGTTCCATCCGGTTCAAATGTGACGGTCATATTGGATGTCGCTATGATCCGATATGCATGAAACCAGCAAATAATTCGGCCGCGATTATTAAGCAGTACTTGGATAGTGCGTCTTCTCTTTCCGAAGCTCAACCGTTTCAATGGAAGAAAGGTACTGCGCTTGTACTTTCAAATTGGCACGTGCTTCATGGGCGTGGTAATCGTCCTGAGGCGGAGCTGAGCAGGCAAATATCAAGAATTTATGTGGAATGACGTATGAGTTGGGAACGCGATCCGTTATGGGCCAAAGCAAAGTTGTTTTTTCAACATGCCTTCGATCAACCTCGCGACACGCCTAATTTTGGATTGTGGTGCGCGCTTGGCCTTGAGCTACTTGCACGCGCTGCAATTGCGTCCGTCAGTCCAACGCTTTTAGCTGAACCAGACCGAGATCAAAAACATCTATTGCACGCTCTAAATCGAGGTTCTGAGCGTGTCCCGCGAAAGTCTATTGGAACGGCGCAAGTTCTAACGTTGTGTCAACAATTATTCGTAGATTTCACACCCGAAGACCAAAAGGCAGCAAATGCGTTAATAAGTAGGCGTAACGACGAGCTACATTCTGGCGCAGCGGCATTTGAGGAATACACAACAAACCAATGGATTTCAGGATTTTACAGATGTTGCCGCGCCTTATGTTTGCCGTTAGATGAGTCCCTCGAATCACTCTTTGGTGCCGATGAAGCCACTGTTGCCATTGAAGTCCTTGACCAAACGAGAAAAGAGGTAATACAGCGGGTGAAGAATGCCATCGCTGCCCACCGAAGTGTTTATGAAGGCTATTCAACGGACGAGAAAATGCAGGCAGCTAAGGCATCGGACGAGCTCGCTAAGAAACTAGCATATCAACGTCATCATCGCGTCGTTTGTCCTGCTTGTGAAAACAGTGCAACTGTTCAAGGTACTACTTTCGGTCGAGAAAGTGTAACACAGAATGAGGGAAAGATAGTTGTAAAACAGGCCGTCGTACCGAATGCATTCACTTGTTCTGTCTGCAGGCTGAAATTAAACGGGTATGCAGAGTTGAAGGCCGCTGATTTGGGTGATCAATACACCAGGACAACAACATATGAACCGGACGTATACTACAATTTAATCGACCCTGCTAATACTGATGCGATTAACGAGTTAGTTGCAGACGCACTTTCTAACAACCCAGACATGATAGATGACTATTTATTCATGGATGAGTACGACAATGAATGAATTCAAGTGCTAGGTCTTGCCTGAAGTATTGTGCAAATCAGCTCAATCAACATTCGCAGTTTGGCAACGTCTCACGACGCAAGCTGCCGTGCAAACGCGAGTCCCGCGAAACGTTCCTGTCTACCGCATTCGCAAACTCCTGTGCGTCAAGACGTACCCTATACGACGAAGGCAACGGGATATTGGGAATCGATCGTAATATCGCTGTCTGCTTGATTCCTCTTTCGGCGTTACTGGCCACCGGGTGTTTCCCTAGCTATCCCCCAGGATCCAGCAAATACACCAACAACCTGCTGGTCGACAACGGCATCGTCTACGAGCATGCCGTGTTAACCCAAGTTGCCGCATTGTGTAGTCATGATGTTGCCTATTAGCAGCGGACCAGTGTTTGCTGACTTGGTTTGAATCGGCAGTGGATCGCAGCACCCGCCCCCCCGGTAGATCAACCCAACAAGAAAGTTTCGCGCGGCTTAACCTTCCAGCCTGCAGCAACTTAACGCCACCCCGCCGAAAAAAATCGCTGCGCGGCGTTTAACATTGAAACATTTAGTTGGTAAATCTATTCCCGCCGCAAACGCAACCTGGTCAGGCTTCTGGATCCACCTGACCGATTGTCGGTCGCAGTTGCGGCATGGGGGAAGTCGTTCTGTTCGACTTTCGTGGCGTCTCTGCGCGCCTTGCTTTTGGTTTCTTCACGAGAGGTTTGGATCATGGATCAAGTCACGATCACTGCCGAACATTGGCAAGCAGCACTCGAAGTTCCTAAGGAGGTCGCCCTCGATGCGGCGGCCCCGCTTAACGTGCGCCTGCAGGCAGCCAAGATGGTGCAAGACATGGTGAAGGTGATTCTCAAGCAGACGCTCGACCGCGA
This window of the Blastopirellula marina genome carries:
- a CDS encoding lysophospholipid acyltransferase family protein, producing MRPKLVADYLVYLAVRLFICVVQAIPLSVCDQISKFLAWLANDVFKIRGKLLQSNLQHAFPELSAEERKKLARRSWHHLCLMICEIAHAPRKLHTTNWHKSIQMHQIEIQIKEALGRRPVVVLLGHFGNFELMGYCTGLLGFPTYTVARPLDNPFLHDYLEEFRSATGQIILPKQGSAPYIEEVLKQNGTLALLCDQNAGPKGCWVEFLNRPASYHKAISVFSMTSGAPVVFLYMRRIGGPMQFEMGVEGIYDPALCDEPKGVKEVTQWYNDMLERVVRRDPEQYWWVHNRWKDERPAKKKKQTETPPAKLASAA